The window ACGCGGTCGCGCGGTCGATTGGCCGTGACGTCACCGTTCTAGCGAGTGAAGTGCGTGCGTGGCGCTGGCGATTGCGGTGGGGGCCAAGAAGCGAAAGCCTCAGTGCGTGCGGCTGGGGGCGGGGGGCGCAAACTCGACGTGTTTCGATGACAAAGTGCAACATGGATTCGTTTAAAGACATTTTGCCTTTTCTTCTGCGCGTTGACAAGTGACAAGTGATGCATTCACGGCTTTGAAGAAGCCTTGGATACCTTGTTCAAGGTACGTTTTCCActcttaattttcattttaaatatgcGTTGTTTTATAGGGATCACTTTATTACTGATATTCCTATGCGCGTTCGTTTTAAACATTTAGGTCGATAGGCAGGGATTAAAACATGCAAAGAAGATTGTTTGCTTATACAGTGCTCGTGTAGTATTAGTTTTTGGGAAAATCGTCTGTGTAAACAAGCAGTGGAAGTGGTTATGATGGAAATCATGATCAACAACCGGATTAAAACATCAGTACCATCTGCATGCGTGGATGCATTCAACCCAACGATGCACTGAAAAGAACGTGAGGGGTTGAACAGTCCTCTAAGAGGATTAGGGTCGGTAAATAAGACATTGAACGCCTCAATTAAATTGTCTTTGTCTCTACAactaatataaaacaatgttaaaattgGACTTGCACATTGTCTACTATTTAGTTTAGTGGAATATCATTCGGTCTTTCCTCTCACTTGAAATATTTCAGGGAGATTGACAGCTATTTTTAGGTTGGGATTCTAACCATATATGACTTTTTGGCCACATAAAAACCttaaatagtaatagtaatgatCAGTCATATTGGCAACTCGTTAGTTGGCTTAAtataatttgtgcatgaaagttaagaaatatgaaaacatattttagagTTACATATTTCAaccttcaatttattttttaatgctttaaCTTGGCTTGTGGACCTATTTAAGGTTGCCGGTGTCGTGCTTGAGATGTGCACCAACTAAAAAAGCCCCACAGGCTCAACCTGGGCATCCTCACGGAATAATGGGTAACCAGCTGAGCGACATGGCACCCCCAGGCTCCTTCCTACTTGCCTTCCAATGCTTACACGTGGTCGTCATAGGGTTGGATTCAGCCGGCAAGACTTCTCTCCTCTATCGTCTCAAACTAAAAGAATTTGTGGAAACTATCCCCACCAAAGGCTTCAACACAGAGAAAGTGAAGGTACCTGTGGGCGGCTCCAGGGCCGTCACCTTCCACGTTTGGGATGTGGGCGGCCAAGAGAAGCTTCGACCTCTGTGGAAATCATACACCAGGCGCACTGACGGCCTCGTGTTTGTGGTGGACGCCTCTGAAGTTGAACGCATGGAGGAAGCCAAGGCTGAGCTCCATAAAATCTGTCGCAGTTCGGAGAACCAGGGCGTACCCGTACTGATTTTAGCCAACAAGCAGGACCTGGACACGGCTCTTCCCGTTAGTCAGGTTGAGAAACTGTTGGGGGTGCAGGAACTCAGTGCCGGAACGCTACGTCACGTGCATAGCTGCAGTGCTGTGGATGGCCATGGTGTGCAGCAAGGCTTGGAGAAACTCTATGACATGATTATAAGGAGGAAGAAGATGGTCAAGCACAGTAGGGGCAGGAGGAAATGAAGATGATGTGGAATAACAAAAATTCCATCCATAGTAACCCACTGAGACTGGCCACATATAGTAAAAAATATCCTTCTTAATATGACCGCcccctttattattttttatccataGTAATAGCAGTGCTGATGACAATATACTTGGGTCACCAAGTACCATCATAATGACTTAAAATTCAGTGCTGTAGTGACCTAAAGTGTTCTTAAAAAACAGTTTCATAGAATTAGTTTTTTCCTAAAACTAGAATACATTTTGTAAGCCATAAAAACGAAGCAGaggttttttttcgtgttttttcgATGTTTTTGGGGCTctccaaattgtatttttaatattaaattccCGTATATACTTAAATGTGATTAGACACGCTGCCACTGATGGCGCTAGACATATAAGCACATTATTTATTAACACTCCATCAGACCGAATTGGTACTGGTACTAATATTGTAGTTTTGCCCTCCAAACTAGAATATTGTGAGTCAGTCAAGTCAGTTTACATTGTAAGGTGCCACTGCGTTCttatttcaaactaaaaataaGTCTAAAGGCCTGAGATAGACTACAAACTTAATACATTTAATCCTGTGATAGTACCCCAcaaattgttattgttattttgcgTAGAACTCCAGCATGTGTGGAAGGAATTGATCCTTTTTCTTAAGAAGCTGCCCATTATATGCTGATACTTCCAATTATAAAGTGCTTTTATGATATAGTCTTCTCTCCAAATGACCTGTTCAATagtttattagatttttttatcttaCAAAAGTAATTGCTTgtcaatttaaagtattttttaatattttgaataacAATACACGAGAATACATTTGTTGTATTCATCTGGAAGGCATGAGACTAACGTATATGTCTGGACTCAGTTAGAATAATTATTGATTATTGCTAAAAATATGACGTAATCTCGTGTAAATATGTCCTTGTCTTCTAGACTTAGTTACATTTTTATCAACCTAATCGATTCATGATGAAAATTATTAGAAGTTTTTCACTGCCACTGCATCCTTATACTCctttatggaaaaaatacaactttttcaTGTGGCTACAAAACTAGAATCtgtatgtttttgtaatatTGCTCAATTAATAAAACAAACCACCAAATTTGGGGCATTGTCGTTTTGTTTATCTTATATAAGTCATTGggtacttttttttaggtttgttcTTACCTAATCGTAGTATAATTGCGCTTATTTAATGGTGGGTCAATTCTTTTAAATCGCCTGATTTGGTGCTATTTAAAACCTGTAAGTATCATGTAACAATGTTGACATATTTGTGGTTAAGACAAATCTTTATACAACCAATACTACCACTTGACTGCATTATGCAACAAAGCCTTATAACAGTAGTGCATTGTTAAGCTACTTCTCTTGTGTGTTTGTCTTGCACGAAATGATGAGGTAATGAATTGCAATTTGCACGCAACCCCTCAAAAGCCCTGCAATGTTTTTGAGAATTTTATACTTGTGCGACCTCCACCTCCCAACTACCGGTTCCTTTGACCTCATTAAGGCAAAATGAAGTAAAGTTTCTCAAGGTTGCCTTTGGCACAATTGTCTCCACACGGCATCTGGCCTGCTGACTACATTTGCATAGTAACAAGCAGCAGTAGTACAGAAAAACTGtggagctgtcaatcaaaccaTGGGTTACTTTGGATTCTTTAAAGGAagttttttggtgtatttagATTAAGAAAATATATAGTTCTCTTTCTTTGATCTGGATCAAAATGCAGTCATAACTCTTCTTACAAATGTCTATGTTTGAAATTTTCAGGTTTCGGAAGCAAATGTCTCGAGATACggaaaagatccaagttacgaaatctaCTTCAACTTAAGAAAAAAGTACTGTAACCAAATATTTTCGTAAGTAAGGGTATAACTACAATAGGCAAAAAACCCATGCATGGTCAACCATTGCTCAATCAATGGAAATGATGTTACAGTCTGAAGTTAGTTAAACACAACTATAATTGTGTATAGAAATTGTGTATTTAACCTGAGTTTCAGAATGTTATGCTAACCTCATGCTGATTTGTGACTGCCTAACTTCCCCATTTGCAATCAGATCACCCCCCATGGAGATGAACTGAAAGAGAGCTGCATGATCTTTAATTTTTAGTCTCCCTCATGTTTCCTACATCGTTTTCTTGACAGGTTCCCCAGCAGGCGAGCGTATTCGTCCATGGGACATAAAGCAAAGACGGCTTCATTTCTGGAGTTTAAAATATCACAGTGCCGGTTCTCAGCTACAAAACTTTATAGGCACTTGTTAACCCACTACCTAGCAAGATGTAATCATCCACTCTTAATGTTGCTGGATGTCTTTCAAAGTCAGTGGTAAGAAGACCTTGGGCATAACGCTTTTCTGGTTTTCAACCACAAACTTTTGATTGGGCAACCAGCTAcgcccagtcttttggttgtgatgtcacaaccagaattgatgatcaTTTCTTTTACTCCCCTAGCTAGTACTTAGTGACAAAATTATAGCACAATTTGGTCACTTAAACTGTGTTTAAGAAAGAAAttgattgttgtttttggtgtaaTCATTCTCAAATGATTGGAAAACCCTAAAAAGTCCCTAAACATAATTTTCTATCCCCGTAGTAACCTGACTTCATCAGTCCTTGAAGGGTGACGAGGGGGTCAGATTGCTTTTGTGGCTTCATGTCCCACCCAAAGGAGGTGACTGAGGGGGGGCAGGGTCCATTCTAAGAGTAGGAGATCAATATTTTAGTCATGAGATCTATTGACCCTCCGTTTCAGATGATGACTATGTCTCCAATTTCTCACAATAGGACATTCTAGGAATTACACAAATGTGTGCAAAGGTTGTTGTCGTCTGACACGACGTATAGGGTCCGCAAAGATTTGAAAAGGGACAATGTTCTTGCCAGGGGGGGGGGTGCATGGATTAGTCCCTGCCGCTTTTATCCCTCACTGATCGTAAAGCTGCCACTTGGCCTCCATTTAAGAGTCGAATACGCCTGATTGGAAGGGGGGCTTGCAGGGGTAGGGATTGGGAAGGAAAATAGATCTAGACTTTATCGGCAGTCTTTTAGCCAGAAAGCTTCAGTGCTGACTTTAGTTGGACTTTTCAGAAATATAATTTAGACTCAAAAATGTGTGTCATTCATGGGAAAATGGTGTGTTGGGGTATAAACTTGCCGCTTGTTCAGATGTAGGGGTTGTAACATGGCTTCATGGATGACCTCATCCTCTGTCCTTGTACTGGGTGAACATTGAGTCATGGTTCTTATGTACTGTTGAGGTGATTCTTCATAGATTTATTTAGAAACATCTGGATCTGTGTTTTCTTTGGAAAGGCTTCTATCCCGCTAGGATTACACTTTTTCACCTCAATCTATCcaatatcatttaaatgtctaaatAGATGAATGTGTAACTAACTATATGAAGCGCTCCTAAGAGATGGTTGGTTTGTCCTCTCAACTCTTGTCTATGTTTAGAAGATCACGAAGAATAGTCGTGAGTTGTGTGGTTTTAATGCTATAAAATACTGTGATACATGCTATAGTTCTCATGACATGTAATGTATACATCAACCTCAATGGATAAGTTTGATATTGATTAAGTCATATGGATGGTTTACATTGTGGAGACCcatttgggtgttttttggtAAATAGTCTTAATTTAGAGCCATTTTTGACCcatttgggtgttttttggtAAATAGTCTTAATTTAGAgccatttttgacattttgttaCTGTTGCGGAACTAAAGTGCAACCCGAGTTGACCTCCAGTTTTGCATGTGGTGTTTGTTGATATTGCTTTCTGTCATGGAGGGGGTCAAATTGAAGCCTGGTTAAAAGGTGAAATCCCAGCTGAGAGGTTTGCTTAGAGATTGGTTGAAAGTAGTGACAGCTGCATGTTTCTCTGCTTTGTCTACTCAAAAATCCTCTTTCCAAAATCTCAAATATGACAATTTGTTTCGGGCCGAGTGGGGCCAAAACAGATAAACAAACCCATCTTTTATACAACAACATGAAATTGGACAGAACAAAAGCAATGCCATGCTTGAATAGAGACAAACAGAAAGGGAGCTCATTTGTGTGATTAAGTCCTAAATACCAGATCTAATCCGCATGGGTTCCTCTTCAGAACTTAGTACAAGGGATTTAACGATGTCAATGACAAAAGCCCTGGAATATTTCCCTGAGATTCATTGTACTATGGGtacaaaacatcattttttgtgcaaaatataTCGTATTCCAATTAACTGGCAATGGAATCAAAGTCATAAGACAAAAATTGGAGTTCAACCCAGTTAAATCCATGACTTAATGATACAAGAGAAAGAGGATAGTTCATAGAAAATCCTGCATGATGTCCCCTGTGGCCTTTATTTTCATCCTCCTTATGTTGCCTCCAATGATCtgtagcaaaaaaaacagcctcCAGCCTTCTTTCATTAAGAACTTATTAAAGTCAGAGAAgtgtgaaggaaaaaaaaactcttgtcAGTCAGTCAAGGTCACTCTGtacttttaggaaaaaaaataatacatcacCCAATTTCTTCCCCCAATTCTGAACATAACAATGATTTCTTTGTTATATCGCAGAAGTGAAAATGCATCATCACTTATCAAGATGTAATCTCCTTTTAGCTTGAGAGCAAAAGCAATATTTTCTCATCATTGCAAGGCAGCTTTTGTCATGAGACAGCAGCTCCTCCGCATTGAAGGTGAATCAGGAGGGGAGACGCAGGAGGTGCTCGGTTGCCTGGCAGTGGGTCGCCGCTCGGGGCAAAAGGGATCTGAACTCCCCTGACAGCCTCAGATGGCGCAGTGCAGGAGAAACCTGCAGGTGTAATGACAAGTTGGCTTTACCACAACATGGATTTTTGTCATATTCTTGAAGAAAAATCAATGTAAGATGATGCACAGAGCTATGATAAGTTGTTATGTGTTGCTATGTCAGGCCGTAAAACCCCCACCAAAGCATCCAACTAGTCATCTGGAGGGTTCTACGTCCTCTGGAGGCATTGAGTCAAGGGGCCCGTTGATAGTCATGGCCCCTGGGACCTGTCCACATCTGTTCTGCCACTGGTAGTGTTGATGTGTGGTACAAGAAGGGTGTAGTTACAAGTCCTTTCCCTTTACTAACATATTCTGTATTGGAAATTCGCACACATCGAGCATGACACCCTATAATTAAGACTAAGCAGGCTTTTCTAAGCTTTACGGCTGAGCAAGTTCACTATTTTTCCTCTGCTAAAACTGTTTTATAAATGTGGCGAAAAATCATGTGATGATCCGATTATGATTGATGCTTTTGTTTGACTGTCGTCATGGTTAACGCTGATTAGCCGAGATATTTGAGTATTGTAGGAATGTTTTGTTAAAGAAGGACTGGAAGTTTTCTGTCGTGATGATGGCTGCTATGATGCATACTTGGCTTTATGTAAGACTTGGAGAATGTCTTAGTGATGTTGTTTATTATATTCTTAGATGTACTTTATGGAAAGTAGCTTGTTTCGCCTCAAGATATGAATTAGGGCAACTGAGTGACTCTTTTGTAATCAAAACAAAACTCAGATTCACGTTTTTATCCTATAAGTAGGTTGCCTTCTTCTCCAATCTGCCCGGTAACACTCGTGCAACgtgaatgcatgtgtgtgttggtCATGTGTAAGAATGTATCAGCGTGTATGTTTGCAGTGAGTGGGCAGAatgggaggaagaggaggaggaagaagaggaggaggaggagaaggccaGTGCTAAAAGCTCGAACAAAAGCTAAAGATAGCTCAGCGCTCACAGGCAGCACTCAGCTCGCCTCTTGTCAAGGTTGCACAAAACTCAACGCAACCATTTCCACAGTCCAATTACAGACAGATTTCCCAACCTCCGCCCAAGAAACCCTGGTTTCCACTAGGATTTGGATGTAGAAATCCTGATGTCATACGTAAATAGCCATAGTGGAAGACATAGATTCCACACAAAAAAGGGTCTGCCTTTTTTGCCAAACTGTGTGTATTAATGAGTTTTTACGCACTAAAAGTAATTTATGTAaaggtttgcctctgcatagttgaaactaaTGACGTAGTCGagggcaattatttttttactggtgcACTTTGGTCGGATGGAAGAAAATTTTGCAACACTTGTTGCCTATTAACTGAAATAGATTGTTATTATTTGCTTTCTTGACTTCTGGTAATTGACTCGGGCTTTTTGGCCCACAAcaaaatgagataaaaacaGTCCTTTATCCTTGTTTGATTTAATTTACTACTAAAAGGACTGTGGCTTGTAGCTGAGTGAACTTCAATCtatcaaattcagtaaagtacccCCTGAAGTGTGAGTAGGATTTTAAGTCAAAATCCCACCCAAAATCCCAGTGATATTTAAAGGGATTTTCTCCATGGGGTTTTAGTCTGCTTTTACATTTCAAACAGTACAATTCGACAGAACACCCGGCGTGGGTAAAAAAACATCTGCGTCTACCGCATGGTTAAACATGCAGACAGCCGTTTAACCCTAAATATTCCAACGCGTATTTGTTTTCCCAAGTCACAAGCTTGAAAGGGATCTATATACCCTGACACGGAAACATAGAGGTTCAGGTTGATCAATGTGTGAGGGACCACCCAGAAAGAGGCAATTTCCTGATGAatgcccacttttttcccctcacaaaaatgtaatgtttgaaTTAATTCCTGCCCTCTTTAGAATAAGTAAATGTAAAGTGACCAAATTTACgttgtccatcttttttttttattacacctCTGATTGTTTTTCACTTAATGAACCGCCTTTGCGCCCAATCAATCTGAGAGGGGTCACACAGATGGTTCTATCCGTCACTTCAAGTTGAATAGGCCATTGTTGTAGCTCAAGAAAAATCACCAACCCGTACAAAAGCCGGAGGGTAAAAGCGGCTCACAATCATCGAGAAGCGCTCTTTctgctgtatatatatataaaaaaagtgcttaaACGGAGGTTTGCGGGCAACACGTGCACGCTCTATTGTCTTGCACGCAGAGACCATCTGGAGAAGTCATCCGAAATATACTAAGAGAGGCTAATAAACATGTTTTAGTACACTGAGGGATACATTTCCACTAACATTAAAATGACTGCAGTTGCAGAATAACGCAATACTCGTCTTACGTCTGtctatgcagtttttttttcaatttagcgGTTAGGAAATGGCTTTAATGTGTGCTTTCAGGCTGATGTCAAGATAAATGCATGTTGGATAAGTGGATGCAGTTTTGTGTTAGGCCAGATGGACTGAGCCCAAAACCAGCCAATAGGTGAGTTTTAGCAAAAAGCAAACTgccattaagttttttttaatattattcattGGCTTGTAAAATCAATTGGGAAATATGTCAATTTTAACACTGTTTTTGTGCCATAATGAAATATACCAGACTTTGTGCGGGCGTTTCCAATTAAAAAACGAGAAATTGGAGGTCAGGGTGAATTGGATTTGAGCATTTGGTGGAACTCCCCTGCTTGTCACTGTAAGCTGATTTGCAGATGGACTCAGGTGGTCCTTCTTCAATTAAGCGACATGAATGTAAGATTAAGAGAGGAACTGTCAATGTAAAAGCTACTAAATCAATGCTTAGTCTTATTCTCAGCCAAATGGGACTCCGGATGTCTGTCTGTAATTGATATGCAATGCATTTTCACTCTACTgtagcttttgttgttgttgtgatggCCATGACATGACCTCACTATCTTAAGTAGTGAACTAGTAAGATTCAGTTTGACTTGTTGTCCATAGCCTGACTTATTGCTCAGTTGTTTTTGTTGCCATGGAAATGCTCGTGCATCTCCTCACATTTCcatggaaacacaaaaatgatgactggcGCAGTTGTTTAAGTTAAGTGATGTTAATCGCTCTATAGCTATAATGAGAAAAGAGGAATGCCATGTGGGCAGCTGGGGTTCGAATCCTGCTGTTGTTTGACTGATTACTACACTATGTAGTTCAGTATATggatgaacctttttttcattaaaataaagaattagTCTTTTTACAGCAAAACAATGTATTCTAGCcagtcacagctgtagctgcagtagaggttttatagcaataaaatagtttttgagggttggattgttTCCAACACCTACAGTTGTTACTATTCAGTTATTattgaatatataaatagtgTTGACTCCTTTCATAGTTTGCAGACTGTTCATGCATTAGTAAAAATGGTCACATCATGCATTTTTGATTTAATGCATCGTCACCTCTGATTTGTGAAGCTTCAATGAAGCTGTTGCGCCGTCTAGTGGCTAGATACATAATAGCAGACATGTGCCATCATCTAAATTGCTCAGATTTATTTGCCCCATTCAAAGGGATGGGAGAATGCGTAATAATAAATCCTGGAGGTGATTAAAATGTTGACTATGTAAGAAACGCCATAGTAGAGGAATATGTTTGTACTGGGATTGGATCCATTGAAACAGTAAGCGATATGTTATACGGGTATAATGTTATATGTGTCATAGATGTTAAGAATCTATTAGGAAAATAAATAAGCGATGACCTGTCGGATTTCTTATAAGAAAACTGATGTTTGTCTCATCCACGGATAAGTGACGTCATCCAACAGGGTGCGCTCAGAAAATAGTGAACATAGCGACACCTAGAGATATACAGAGTTCTTACAAGAACAGCTCGTAAACATGCTTGAGTTTATTTATAAATTCCGTGTCCATTCACGTTGCCATGCTGCTTTTCCAATTGATGATTATTTTGTTGTCTGGACAGCCCCACTGATGGAGATGCGTACCCGTCTTTTGTGCATCATCGGCCGGGGAACTGAGCGTGCGTTCACCGGTGGGGCGTTTCTGCCGGGAAATGTCAAAACAACGGAATATGATCATAAGCAActtcaacttaaaaaaatacattgtgcaGAATCATCGTTAGTTTAAAAGTTATAACACTTTATAacaattaaacatttaaacatgTTTGAAAGATCATAAATGGTagtaaaaaatagtcaaaatgtttaatatttacgCACACTGTTCTCGTAGGACTTTTACTCTGAAAGGACATTTGGCAAACTCAATGCCATTCCTCGCAACTTGACGTCACCGCTCATCAGACACCTGCCAGACTAGACACCGCACGCACGCACGACTCACGTGCGTCGATatgaaaatgtttgtaaatCGTAACAGTAAATAACCCGCGTGCAGATCGAATAAAGTCCGAGATCCGATTTTGTGTGGCGTAATGAAGAAACACCAAAGTCCCACCAAGCAATCGGCGGCGTCAGATGGATCGACGGCGTCGTCTCGTGGTGGCGTGGTGACCATCCAGCAACTCAATGAGCTCCTTTCGAACGGGAGCGGCTTCTACAGCCTTCCCACGCAACACTTCAACGAGGTCTACCCTCGGATCTACATCGGCAACGCGTGAGTAAATGTACCCCCCATCACCATCACGATCCTCGTATTTGCTTTCCCACCTGGCAGCCACCGACCgcctgttgtcatttttttgttaccttTGGGGCGCCCTCTAAAGTGAGTCTTGTCTAACATGATCACGACAATTGAtctttaacacaaaaaatgaaaaaaaagttgcctCACGATTTGAACCTAGCCAAGATCCACACATCGTTTTAGAAGTGAACTCAAATATACATTCATAACTTAAATTTGGCCGAGACCAGGGGTGACCAACTCTGGTCCACAAGGTCACCTAATCTATTTTTTGTATCATATCATATTCCTCTACCACACATGAATCAAAAATCAACTCACCAgtaatccagattatttgattctggAGGAAAACATGGCGGTTGGAGCCCTCAAGGACCAGAGTTGAGCATCCCCTGACCTAGACCCAATAAAGACAGGATTGTGTGATCCACATTATTGTAATTATCAAGGAATAAGCGGATTGACACGAGAAGGTAAGGCTTTAAGTTTAGAGTTCTCCTCCTTTCCATCTTTTGGTTCCGATAACTGCCAAGAAAGGAAGGGAGATGTTTTTTTATGCTGTTAAATAGATCGCCATTACAACTAGATCAATATAAATGTGCCACCCAATCAAGTCTACAAATAAAGTGATGTCTCCAAAGCATCAAACACTCTGGATTGTGTAATCAGTGGGCACGTTCAATCAAGGGGAAAAGCTCATGTGCCCTTTATTGATTGGGGACCACCCTAGGGACCCACCCATC is drawn from Stigmatopora nigra isolate UIUO_SnigA chromosome 18, RoL_Snig_1.1, whole genome shotgun sequence and contains these coding sequences:
- the arl4d gene encoding ADP-ribosylation factor-like protein 4D isoform X1; translation: MISHKLPVSCLRCAPTKKAPQAQPGHPHGIMGNQLSDMAPPGSFLLAFQCLHVVVIGLDSAGKTSLLYRLKLKEFVETIPTKGFNTEKVKVPVGGSRAVTFHVWDVGGQEKLRPLWKSYTRRTDGLVFVVDASEVERMEEAKAELHKICRSSENQGVPVLILANKQDLDTALPVSQVEKLLGVQELSAGTLRHVHSCSAVDGHGVQQGLEKLYDMIIRRKKMVKHSRGRRK
- the arl4d gene encoding ADP-ribosylation factor-like protein 4D isoform X2 translates to MGNQLSDMAPPGSFLLAFQCLHVVVIGLDSAGKTSLLYRLKLKEFVETIPTKGFNTEKVKVPVGGSRAVTFHVWDVGGQEKLRPLWKSYTRRTDGLVFVVDASEVERMEEAKAELHKICRSSENQGVPVLILANKQDLDTALPVSQVEKLLGVQELSAGTLRHVHSCSAVDGHGVQQGLEKLYDMIIRRKKMVKHSRGRRK